A stretch of DNA from Vulcanisaeta thermophila:
GTCAAGCGGTCCTTGATGTTTATGATCCCAACATTGTCATGGAGTCGGCTAGGATAATGGCTCGTGAATTATTAAGCATGGATAACGACTACATAACAATAACCAGTGAATTACCTGTATTCCCAGGCCCAAGGGTTCATAGGAGTGTTAGGCGGGTAATCGTTAATTACAGGGGGAAGCTATTGATTAATGATAGGGAGGTTATGGTTAATGGTCCCACGGTTATTGAATTACCAGATGTAGAGAGTGTGCGGATTAGGAGGTGGTCTTAATGTATGGGGTAATAGATATTGGTACAACAAACATAAAGCTCTTCATTTACGATGAGGAATTAAACATGCGGTATCAGGAATCACTATCAACGACTTTAATAACAAGCCATGGTGGTGTTTATGTGGAGCATGATGCGGAGTCATTAAGGGATTCCGTACTTCATCTAATCAACATCGCCAGGGATAAGGGCGCTAGGGTTATTGGGTTCTCGACGTACAGGGCATCCGTAGTTGCGTGGGATAGGGATGCGAGGCCATTAATTAATGTGATAACCTGGCTGGATACAAGAACGCTGGAGGTATTGAGAACCTTCCCCATATCGCTATACAGGAAATTACCGATCCTTAAGGGTGTACTAATGCACTCATCACCCACCGCGCAGATTCTCTGGTTAATTAGGAATAGGCGTGATATCATTAATGAGGCGGTCAGGGGCAATGCCTACATAGGTACGTTAAGTTCATACCTTGCATACCTGGTTGGGCGTAAGTACGTTAACGACGCATCGAACGAGGCCCTAACGGGATTGTGGCACCCAGGCTCCATGAGGAGGTTGGGCTTAGTGTATGAATTGCTGGGTATTCCCAGGGAGTTGAGTCCCGAGGTTGTGGATAATATTTACGACTTCGGAGAGATAAACGGGGTTAAGGTGAGCGTGATTATAGCAGATCAGCAGGCGGCCATGGTTGGTGAGGGATGCTTACTACCTGGGTGTGGTAAGATAACGAATGGTACGGGCTCCTTCGTAGACGCACCCGTGGGCTCCTTCAAACTCGTTAATGGCGGTTTAATACCGCTGTTAATACTCAGGGTTGGTAAAAGGGTTTATTATGGTGTTGAGGGTTTCCTACCAACCAGCGGTGCCGTAATTGACTGGTTAGTTAGGAATGGCATGCTCAGGGGTGTTGAGGAATTAGACGTACTGCCCGAGTACTCAGGGGGTTTGGTGGCAATTCCATCACTGGCCGGTCTCAACATTCCCCAAAAGCCCTGTGCGAAGGGCCTACTCTATGGGTTCTCGCTGGATACTAAGAGGGAGCATATTGCCAGGGCGGTTGTGGAGGGTATTGTTCAATTAATCGCCTTGATATACGACAGGGTGGTTAGGATAACGAATGTGAGGTTTGTGAGGGTTGATGGTGGCCTAGCAAAAAGTACATTATTCTTAAGGTTATTAGCCACTGCGCTGGGCGTGCCTGTGGAGAGGCAGGAGGATCCAGAGGTCACCGCAAGGGGCGTGGCCGCACTCCTTGCTGTGAGCGAGGGTAAGTTGAGCCTTAAGGATGTTGAGGATGGGGTCCACGTTAAGGTATCCATGAGGGTAAACCCAGGTGAGGTTAAGTTATTAACCAGTAAGGATGAGGTACTGAAAATGCTGGGGTGGATAAAATGCTAGATATTGTTAATAGGTTGATTAAGGAGGTTGGTGAGGATAAGGTGGCGACAGGCCAGGAGGTGCTTACCCAGTACTCCCATGACTTCTGGCCCTTACTATTAATGAAAATTCGATACTTCAAGGAGGAATTACCCAAACCCATTGCTGTTGTCTACCCCGAAGACGTAAATGACGTCGTAAAGGTGATTAAGATACTCAGGGAGTACAAGACAGCTAAACTCGTGGTCTACGGAGGAGGGTCCAGCGTCACAGGGGCCTCTGCGCCCATGGGTAATGCGGTGGTTCTTGATATGAGGAGGATGAGGAAGATCCTGGATTTCAACGAGTACGACCTAATGGTAACGGTGGAGACTGGGATTTACCTCAGGGATTTAGAGGCCGAGCTTAACAAGAGGGGCTTTAGTATTAGGCATATTCCTCAATCATTCAATTACGCAACAATAGGGGGCTTAATAGCCACGATGAGTTCGGGGCAGTTCAGTACCCTTTACGGTAATATTGAGGATATTGTGATAAACATGGAAGTGGTACTCCCAAGTGGTGAAGTAACGTGGTTAAGGAGAAATAACGCGCCCAGGTCATCAACAGGGCCCTCACTTAAATACCTATTCATAGGGTCGGAGGGCATGCTTGGGGTGATAACGAAGGCAGTTTTGAGGGTTGTACCAACACCCACCAGTGTGAGGTATGGTGCATTCATATTCCCATCGTTTAAACAGGGCATTGAGGCATTGAGGGAGTTAATGCTACGTAGGCTAATACCTGCCGTTGCTAGGCTTTATGATGAGCAGGAATCAAGGATTAGGTTCAGTATAGATGGCTCATTATTAATAATCAGCTTTGAGGGCTATGACGATGAATTAACAAGCGTGATATGGAACAAGGCAATTACAGTCGTGAAGGGGCATGGTGGTAATTACGTGGGTGAGGAGCCCTACGAAAGGTGGTTAAGCACCAGGTTTAATGTTGAGGAGGAGATAAGCTTAATTGAGAAGTTGGGGCTATGGTTTGATACAATAGAGATTTCATCCCCATGGTCAAGACTGTACGAGTTGTATAGGGATATAAGGGATTCCACGTTGAATATCAACGGCGTCTTTAGTATAATGGCACATGTATCCCACCTATACATTAATGGTGCGTGCGTGTACTTCACAGTAATATTCAAGCCAAGTGAAGAGGTCTACTGGAGGATTTGGGATAACATAATGAGGATTACGATAAATGGGGGTGGCTCCATAAGTCATCACCACGGGATAGGGATACTAAGAAGTAAGTGGCTCGTAGAGGAGCTTGGTAAGGGTCTCAATGTACTAAAGGAAATAAAGAATGCCCTGGATGCGCATGGATTATTTAGAAACCTCGATTAATTATGTAGCCCATGATATTATCCCTTTATATTATTTAGGAACCATACTTAAATATATTTCCAAACAATTAAAGTATGATGGCGATGAGTACAGGGTACGCGTATGATTATCAATTAACCCTAGATAAGATAATTAGGCAGAGGGCGCTGTATATACCTGACGTGGAGCTTGTTTACTCATCACCAAGTGGTAAGGTTGTTAGGTCTAATTACGCCAGGGAGTGGGATAGGATCCAAAGGCTTGGGTCCGTGCTTGAGGAACTTGGTGCACAGCCTGGTGAGCCGGGTAAGTTCGGTACAATAATTGGTGTGCTTGACTGGAATACGCTCTGGTACTATGAGCTTTACTTTGGCATACCATCGTATGGGGCTGTGATGCATACGGTCAACGTGCTCCTGTCACCTGAGGATATAATTTACACGTTAATGCAGGCCAGGGATGAGATACTCTTCATTAATGAGGATTTCCTGGCGCTGGCCAAGGTGGCTGTTAACCTTGTTAAGTCCATAAAGAAGGTGGTTATTATTAGTGAGAGGGAGGAGCATGGTGAGGTGGGGATACCCAATGTGGAGGTTTATTGGTACGAGGACCTAATAAGGGATGCCAAACCATACAGCTTCAGGGATCTTAATGAAAACGCACCAGCCACATTACTATTTACCTCAGGAACCACGGGAAGGCCAAAGGGTGTTTATTTCACGCATAGGCAGTTAGTCCTGCACGCGATGTCAGTGGCACTGGCATTAACACTGCCCCCGATTAATTCTACGATTTACGACGTAGCCATGCCCCTGGTCCCCATGTTCCACGTACACTCATGGGGGCTACCATACATCGCCACATTGGCAGGTATTAAGCAGGTGTACCCAGGTAGGTTTGAGTGGGGCCATGTGCTTAAGACTATTAAGGAGGAGGGTGTTACCATAGTCAATGGCGTACCCACAATACTCTTCAACCTACTTTACCACCCAGACTCCCCAAAGTACGATCTTAAGGGGCTAAAGTTCATATCAGGTGGTGCAGCACTGCCTAGGGGATTATTAGAGGAAGCCACAAGGAGGGGTATTACGGTGATACAGGGCTTTGGGATGACGGAAACCGCCCCAGTACTTACGTTAGCCTATGAAAAACCCAGCATGAGGAATTGGGATCCAGAAAGGAAGAGGGAGTACACGGCATTGAGCATAGGTTTGCCAATACCACTCGTTGACGTGAAAATAGTGGATACAGAGGGTAGGGAGTTGCCGTGGGATGGCAAATCCATGGGTGAATTAGTGGTTAGGGCACCCTGGGTTGCCAGGGAGTATATAAATGACCCAGAGAAGACTAAACATGCCTGGCGTGATAAGTGGTTCCATACGGATGATTTAGTTACGATAACACCAGACGGTTATGTGTGGGTAATGGATAGGGCTAAGGACGTGATCAAAAGTGGTGGTGAATGGATATCAAGTACCAGGCTTGAGGACCTCATCAGCACACACCCAGCTGTTGCCGAGGTGGCGGTTATTGGGGTACCTCATCCAAAGTGGGGTGAGAGGCCGGTGGCTATAGTGGTTCCTAAGCAGGGTATGAGTGTGACGGAGGACAATATAAAGAATCACTTAATAAAGTATGTGAACAACGGTGTAATACCCAGGTGGTGGATCCCTGATAAGGTGGTCATATCGAATGTGGAATTACCAAAAACCAGTACAGGTAAGGCTGATAAGAAGATCCTTAAGGAGAGATACTCCAACGTATTATCAACCACGTAAGGACTTAACAGAAGTGGCTACGTTATGGTGAATTAAAAATGAACCCTAATGATGAATTCATTAAATCAGTGGTTAATGAATTAGGTGATGATGTTTTAGTTAAGGGTGACGATGCATGGTCACTCAGGAGGGACTGGTGGCCATTACTAATGCTTAGGGAGGTTCTGGGCCAGGGTATTAACGTCCCAGTGGTCCTTAGGCCCAGGACTATTGAGGAATTGATAATTATTGTAAAGCTGGCGTGTAAATATGGTGTTGGCATCGTACCATTTGGCGGCGGTAGTAGTGTTGTTGGTGGTTCGTATCATAATGGCAATGTTATTATTGACCTATCAATGCTCAATAAAATACTCAATTTTAACAGCGATGATCTACTGGTCACGGTGGAGGCCGGCATTAAGGTTCGTGATTTAGAGGCTTGGCTTAATGAAAGGGGCTTTACCCTAGACTTTCACCCTCAATCATTTCAATTACTAACTGTAGGCGGCGCCATTGCTCACGGGGCCACGGGATCCCACGACATGAGCAATATTGAGGAACTCACCCACTCAATTGATGTGGTGCTACCCAATGGTGAGTTAGTGAGTCTAGGGGTAAGGGGAGCACCCAGGGCATCCCTTGGTCCAGACCTCAAGCGGCTCTTCATAGGTTCTGAAGGTACCCTTGGTTTCATAGTTAGGGCTACGCTTAAGGTCAAGCCCCTGGCTAACGTCGCCCTTGACAGGGCTTACGTGTTCCCAGACGTAAGGAGCGCCCTGTCCTTTGCGAGGGAGTGCTCCATTAAATTACCACATCCACTGAGGCTCGTGATCCATGATAATGAGAGTAGCAGGTTATTCCTGGGTATGGATAACACAGTAGCGTTGCTGAGGATTAGGGGTTATATGAATGAGTTGGTACAGTTAATGGCGAATATTACAGACGGCATTGCAAGGTCATATGGTGGTGAGATTAGTGAGGCATCACTTATTAGTAAGTGGAGGTATGTATTCTCCAGGGAGTATGAGAGGCAGTTAGGTGAGTTGGTGCGTAGTGGTTATTGGGTGGAGACGTTGGACACAGCGGGTACCTGGACTGTGCTTAATAAGGCGTATTGGGAATTAACCGCAAGGTTGCACGGAATTAAGGGTGTGGACCTTGTTCTTACCAGGTTTACGCACTTCTACCTAAATGGTGCATCTATGTATGTAGTGGTTGTTTTCAGGCAAAGTGAGGAGACTTACTGGAGGATTTGGGAGGTAACTGCCGAGGTTATGCATAAATACGGGGGGACAATCTCTCATCACCACGGTATTGGATTACTGAAGAGGCGATGGCTCATTAAGGAACTGGGTGGTGGGCAGTATGAGTTACTGAGGAGGATTAAGGGTGTGTTGGATGATGCTGGGATCATGAACCCTGGAAAACTCGTTTAAGTAGAGGCGCTATGTTTTTAGTTAAGTCCATTAGTTCCCGCATGGTGAGCGGATTGGTCTTTGCTGATTAATGATGAGTGCACATCAGGGCGAGTAACCTCCTGCGATTAGGTAGTTCTCGATCCTCTTGATGAATTTCTCTGCTTTTTCAATCTCCCTTTCAAGGTCCTCCATGGTTATTAACCCCTCGTAAAATCCGTCACCATGTAGTCTTTGAAACCTGGCGTTGTACTGGTCATAAACACCCTCAAGCTCTGGGTACCTCTCCTCAATCATCCACAGGGCATCCCTCCTCTCCCTATGGCTCATGGGTCTCCTGCCCAGCAATGCCATTATTAATGCATCAGCTGCCTGGACAACAGCATTCCAAGCCTTCTCAGCGGCGTCTCTAGCCAGCACAGGGTCACTTCTCTCCCTAGCCATTAGGTACTCCTCCTTGGCTGCCTTGAGGAAATTCCACGCATCCTGTATTAAATCCATCCCTAACCATGATCACTGGGTCATGAGCCATATAAGTATTTTCCCCATTCATGTCTCACTGCCAGTGGGTCACGGTGTGTATATAAATTAAGTAGTTGGTTTGTTTATTAATGGGGTTTACTTAGTTAAATTGTGAGGGCTAAGATCCTGGTTACGGTGCCACTCACGGAGCCTGAAACGGGCCCCATGGCCCTTAGGCTGCTGCAGGAGGTTGGTGATGTGGATGTGAGGCCCATGGGCATGGATGAGTTGAGGAGGGTCATTGCCGATTACGACGCCGTAATAATCTCCGTGTGGCACAGGATCACTAGGGATATTATCGACTCAGCACCGAGACTTAAGGTAATAGGCACAGCCTCCGTTGGTACGGATCACATTGATGTTGAGTACGCGGAGTCCAAGGGCATTAAGGTGGTTTCCGCCGCCGGTGCGAGTACGTACTCAGTGGCTGAGTTTACCTTTGGTTTGCTCTTAATGATGGTGAAGAGGATCCCCGAGAACATGGAGAGGGTTAGGGGTGGTGAGTGGGGTAGCCTATTGACCCCTGGCATTGAGCTCTTTGGTAAGACCCTGGGAGTGATAGGGCTTGGTAGGATTGGTGGTTACGTGGCTGAGATAGCCAATGCCTTTAGAATGAGGGTTCTGGCGTACGACCCATTCATACCCAGTGAGAGGTTTACGGAGGTCCATGCGCAGAGGGTTGATAATCTCCATGATTTACTAAGAAACTCCGACTTCATAACAATACACACGTCCCTAACCAGGGAGAGTAGGGGCTTGATTGGTAAGGGGGAGGTTAATGCCATGAAGGATGGCGTTTACATAGTCAATACGGCCAGGGGTGAGGTTGTTGATGAGAACGCAATACTGGATGGGTTAAGGAGCGGTAAAATAGCTGGTTACGCAACAGATGTGCTGACTGGGGAACCACCCACGGAGGAGTCA
This window harbors:
- a CDS encoding FGGY family carbohydrate kinase translates to MYGVIDIGTTNIKLFIYDEELNMRYQESLSTTLITSHGGVYVEHDAESLRDSVLHLINIARDKGARVIGFSTYRASVVAWDRDARPLINVITWLDTRTLEVLRTFPISLYRKLPILKGVLMHSSPTAQILWLIRNRRDIINEAVRGNAYIGTLSSYLAYLVGRKYVNDASNEALTGLWHPGSMRRLGLVYELLGIPRELSPEVVDNIYDFGEINGVKVSVIIADQQAAMVGEGCLLPGCGKITNGTGSFVDAPVGSFKLVNGGLIPLLILRVGKRVYYGVEGFLPTSGAVIDWLVRNGMLRGVEELDVLPEYSGGLVAIPSLAGLNIPQKPCAKGLLYGFSLDTKREHIARAVVEGIVQLIALIYDRVVRITNVRFVRVDGGLAKSTLFLRLLATALGVPVERQEDPEVTARGVAALLAVSEGKLSLKDVEDGVHVKVSMRVNPGEVKLLTSKDEVLKMLGWIKC
- a CDS encoding FAD-binding oxidoreductase; its protein translation is MLDIVNRLIKEVGEDKVATGQEVLTQYSHDFWPLLLMKIRYFKEELPKPIAVVYPEDVNDVVKVIKILREYKTAKLVVYGGGSSVTGASAPMGNAVVLDMRRMRKILDFNEYDLMVTVETGIYLRDLEAELNKRGFSIRHIPQSFNYATIGGLIATMSSGQFSTLYGNIEDIVINMEVVLPSGEVTWLRRNNAPRSSTGPSLKYLFIGSEGMLGVITKAVLRVVPTPTSVRYGAFIFPSFKQGIEALRELMLRRLIPAVARLYDEQESRIRFSIDGSLLIISFEGYDDELTSVIWNKAITVVKGHGGNYVGEEPYERWLSTRFNVEEEISLIEKLGLWFDTIEISSPWSRLYELYRDIRDSTLNINGVFSIMAHVSHLYINGACVYFTVIFKPSEEVYWRIWDNIMRITINGGGSISHHHGIGILRSKWLVEELGKGLNVLKEIKNALDAHGLFRNLD
- a CDS encoding long-chain-fatty-acid--CoA ligase, which codes for MSTGYAYDYQLTLDKIIRQRALYIPDVELVYSSPSGKVVRSNYAREWDRIQRLGSVLEELGAQPGEPGKFGTIIGVLDWNTLWYYELYFGIPSYGAVMHTVNVLLSPEDIIYTLMQARDEILFINEDFLALAKVAVNLVKSIKKVVIISEREEHGEVGIPNVEVYWYEDLIRDAKPYSFRDLNENAPATLLFTSGTTGRPKGVYFTHRQLVLHAMSVALALTLPPINSTIYDVAMPLVPMFHVHSWGLPYIATLAGIKQVYPGRFEWGHVLKTIKEEGVTIVNGVPTILFNLLYHPDSPKYDLKGLKFISGGAALPRGLLEEATRRGITVIQGFGMTETAPVLTLAYEKPSMRNWDPERKREYTALSIGLPIPLVDVKIVDTEGRELPWDGKSMGELVVRAPWVAREYINDPEKTKHAWRDKWFHTDDLVTITPDGYVWVMDRAKDVIKSGGEWISSTRLEDLISTHPAVAEVAVIGVPHPKWGERPVAIVVPKQGMSVTEDNIKNHLIKYVNNGVIPRWWIPDKVVISNVELPKTSTGKADKKILKERYSNVLSTT
- a CDS encoding FAD-binding oxidoreductase, whose product is MNPNDEFIKSVVNELGDDVLVKGDDAWSLRRDWWPLLMLREVLGQGINVPVVLRPRTIEELIIIVKLACKYGVGIVPFGGGSSVVGGSYHNGNVIIDLSMLNKILNFNSDDLLVTVEAGIKVRDLEAWLNERGFTLDFHPQSFQLLTVGGAIAHGATGSHDMSNIEELTHSIDVVLPNGELVSLGVRGAPRASLGPDLKRLFIGSEGTLGFIVRATLKVKPLANVALDRAYVFPDVRSALSFARECSIKLPHPLRLVIHDNESSRLFLGMDNTVALLRIRGYMNELVQLMANITDGIARSYGGEISEASLISKWRYVFSREYERQLGELVRSGYWVETLDTAGTWTVLNKAYWELTARLHGIKGVDLVLTRFTHFYLNGASMYVVVVFRQSEETYWRIWEVTAEVMHKYGGTISHHHGIGLLKRRWLIKELGGGQYELLRRIKGVLDDAGIMNPGKLV
- a CDS encoding PaREP1 family protein is translated as MDLIQDAWNFLKAAKEEYLMARERSDPVLARDAAEKAWNAVVQAADALIMALLGRRPMSHRERRDALWMIEERYPELEGVYDQYNARFQRLHGDGFYEGLITMEDLEREIEKAEKFIKRIENYLIAGGYSP
- a CDS encoding hydroxyacid dehydrogenase, which produces MRAKILVTVPLTEPETGPMALRLLQEVGDVDVRPMGMDELRRVIADYDAVIISVWHRITRDIIDSAPRLKVIGTASVGTDHIDVEYAESKGIKVVSAAGASTYSVAEFTFGLLLMMVKRIPENMERVRGGEWGSLLTPGIELFGKTLGVIGLGRIGGYVAEIANAFRMRVLAYDPFIPSERFTEVHAQRVDNLHDLLRNSDFITIHTSLTRESRGLIGKGEVNAMKDGVYIVNTARGEVVDENAILDGLRSGKIAGYATDVLTGEPPTEESSPLLRAFRRGEVRNLFITSHIAGVTRESIKRYTLYTARGVRDALLSIMR